From Toxorhynchites rutilus septentrionalis strain SRP chromosome 2, ASM2978413v1, whole genome shotgun sequence, a single genomic window includes:
- the LOC129769592 gene encoding uncharacterized protein LOC129769592, with amino-acid sequence MSLGRSPTEKSSTCVVNRADSNDLSVLIHLRNVLKTKLTRMKNSIQQAEENGVELTVSQVKVYSRKLEATYSEHNDLHQRIMNRIVPEKREEQDSEYFEFEALQEEICVFLEECLENLPAAVPSPANPSQQPLVITQPLPRAIPTFDGSYTQWEKFKVMFRDVVDKSNEPPRIKLYHLEKALIGDAAGLIDARTISDGNYEQAWRILEERFEDKRRMIILHIDGLFGVQQLSHESHTELRSLVECVSGNVENLKFLGQDLAGIYEHMVIHLLTQALDGETRKLWETTIKRGELPSYYETIAFLKERVSLLERCQAAASCSQHEQTRSILRPTVPFAAESIERIKPLRSLKCDFCGNNHQTLKCADFNQLSVDERCEMVKQNSVCFNCLRRGHRVFDCPSPKSCTKCHRRHHSLLHHNQSEKPINPLRRTHEMTPVSSPVIGIMNPVTEDPSNSQPSRTTAHSVQSMGDPVAVLRTHNAILDNTDVKKSGESASSIKEEARESYRLKTRCHTANRRPITQLPSRNYISKLSIPRFIPPQRFSRPKSKQDYQPYLKAPYHQNRSFAYRLESSESKDPLDFTNCKCRCHQHSIFRPGSMFSS; translated from the exons ATGTCTTTAGGGAGATCACCCACCGAAAAATCCAGCACGTGTGTTGTAAATCGTGCTGATTCAAACGATCTGAGTGTATTAATTCACCTGCGAAatgtattgaaaacaaaattgacACGAATGAAAAATTCCATCCAACAAGCTGAAGAGAATGGTGTTGAGCTGACAGTATCGCAAGTGAAAGTGTATAGCAGAAAATTGGAAGCTACATACAGCGAACATAACGATCTTCATCAGCGGATAATGAATCGGATTGTCCCTGAAAAGCGCGAGGAACAGGATTCCGAGTATTTTGAGTTCGAGGCGTTAcaagaagaaatttgtgtttttctcGAGGAGTGTTTGGAAAATCTCCCCGCTGCAGTACCATCACCAGCAAATCCCAGTCAGCAACCGTTGGTTATCACCCAACCGCTGCCTCGTGCCATAccgac CTTTGATGGCAGTTATACCCAGTGGGAAAAGTTCAAGGTGATGTTTCGTGATGTTGTGGACAAATCCAATGAGCCACCACGAATAAAACTATACCACCTGGAGAAGGCGCTGATAGGCGATGCTGCTGGTTTAATAGATGCCAGAACTATCAGCGATGGCAACTATGAGCAGGCCTGGAGAATCCTCGAGGAGCGATTTGAAGATAAGCGCAGAATGATCAtccttcacatcgatggattatTCGGTGTGCAACAGTTGTCGCATGAAAGCCATACCGAGCTACGATCGTTAGTAGAATGTGTGTCcggaaatgtagaaaatttaaagttCTTAGGACAAGATTTAGCTGGAATATATGAGCATATGGTGATCCATCTGTTGACACAAGCACTGGATGGCGAAACGAGAAAACTTTGGGAGACTACTATCAAACGAGGTGAGCTTCCAAGTTATTATGAAACCATAGCTTTTCTGAAGGAACGCGTGTCATTGCTGGAGAGGTGTCAAGCAGCAGCCAGCTGTTCACAACACGAGCAAACACGATCTATTTTGAGACCAACTGTTCCGTTTGCAGCCGAAAGCATCGAAAGGATTAAGCCGTTAAGGAGCTTGAAGTGTGATTTTTGCGGAAATAACCATCAGACATTAAAATGTGCTGATTTTAACCAACTATCGGTGGATGAACGCTGCGAAATGGTAAAGCAGAATAGTGTGTGCTTCAATTGTCTGAGACGTGGACATCGTGTGTTTGACTGTCCATCTCCCAAATCATGTACCAAGTGTCATCGAAGACATCACAGCTTGCTACATCACAACCAATCTGAGAAACCAATCAACCCATTGAGGAGAACCCACGAAATGACGCCTGTTTCATCGCCAGTTATTGGAATAATGAATCCTGTGACAGAGGATCCATCGAACAGCCAACCATCAAGGACGACAGCTCATTCCGTACAATCGATGGGTGATCCAGTTGCAGTGCTGAGAACACACAATGCCATCCTCGACAACACCGATGTCAAGAAGTCTGGAGAATCTGCTTCATCTATTAAGGAGGAAGCCCGCGAGAGTTATAGATTAAAAACTCGTTGCCACACAGCTAATAGACGACCTATAACTCAATTGCCGTCAAGGAACTATATCTCCAAACTGAGTATCCCGCGATTCATACCTCCTCAGAGATTTTCGAGGCCCAAGTCGAAACAGGACTACCAACCATATTTGAAAGCACCATACCATCAAAACCGTTCGTTCGCATATCGCCTAGAGTCAAGTGAGTCTAAAGATCCTCTGGATTTCACGAACTGCAAGTGCAGATGCCATCAACACAGCATATTCCGGCCGGGGAGTatgttcagttcctga